TCACAGGCAGCCATGAGTTCATGTTCACAGAAAAAACAGTGACCGCATGCAATCACAAAGGGAATAATCACCCGGTCACCTTTTTTGACTTCGGTTACTTCTGGGCCGACTTCTTCTACAATTCCCATAAATTCATGGCCGAAAATATCACCGTCTTCAGTGGCCGGAATTTTCCCCCGGTATAAATGCAGATCTGAGCCACAGATGGCGGTGGCTGTCACCCTTAAAATGACGTCATCTGGTTCCTGAATCACTGGATCTGGAACGGATTCAACTCGTACATCCCGAGCACCATGATAGGTAAGAGCACGCATGCGGATTTCCTCTCTCTAGTTCAACATTAAACAGACTCGTAGCAAGGCTGCCAAAAATTAAAAAACACTTGTATTAGAGCCTTAGGATGAAACAGCGCGCTGTAAATTAATGTATGAAATAAGGCATCCAACTGTTTAAAAAATAAACTTATATAGGGTTTGTGTAATTCATGACCTTATGTGTCGAATGAATAGAAAAGAACAGAATTAAAGAAACATCTAGACGTAGATGAAAAAATACAGGGGGGAAAATGGAAGAGAAAACATTAAAAATAGTGAATAAAAAAGAGATGAACAACGTTGGTCATTCATCTCTTATCTTAAATCTTACTAAAAGAGCTTTAGAACGTCTGTTCCAGACTTTCCAGTTCCATCATCAGTTCTAGCATTTGCTCTTCGGCTGTTTCCAGTTTGGCTTTTAGCTCGGTTTGCTCATTCATCAGTTTCAGCAAATCATTTTTACGTGATGCTTCGTATAAAGCACTGTCACCCAGCAGGTTTTCAATTTCAATCAGTCGCGGCTGTAGTTTGGCCATCTGTGCTTCGAATTTTTCAATATTCTTGCGAATCGGACGACTTAGTTCCCGCTGGCGAGCAGCTTCCTTACGTTGTGCTTCCTTGTCCAGTTTGGAAATAGTCGGTTTGACTTCGACTTGGGATTTCACCGGTTCTGCTGGCTTTTGCCCATTTTTAATCATCTCAATACGGGCTTGGCGTAACCAGTCAGCATAGGCAGTAAGATCACCATCAAACTCACGGCATTGACCATTATGTACCAGTAGCAGTTCATCACAGACACTGGCGATGAGCTGACGTTCATGCGAAACTAGAACTACCGCGCCCTGAAAATCTTGTAAAGCCATAGTCAGTGCATGACGCATATCCAGGTCTAAATGGTTGGTCGGCTCATCCAGAATCAGTACATTCGGACGCTGCCAAACAATCAGTGCTAGGGCCAAACGTGCACGTTCACCGCCTGAGAAGCTTTCGCTTGGCGTATCCATACGTTCGCCACTAAAACCGAAACTACCCAAGAAGGAGCGTAGACTGGCTTCACTGATTTTTTTATCTGCGATACGTGCAAGCTGTAACATTGGGCTGGCATTACCATCCAGTGCATCCATTTGATGCTGGGCAAAATAACCAATATTCAGTAATTCTGAATCTTTCCGCAGACCCTGAATCAGTTTCAGGTCACCGACCAGCGATTTAATCAGCGTGGATTTACCGGCACCATTCATCCCAAGCAAACCGATCCGGCTGTTTGGCGTGATCTGTAAATTTACATTGGTGACAATCAGCTTGTCGCCATAACCAATATCGGCATGTTCCAGTTGCAATAACGGCGAACTCATTTTGGTCGGTTCACGGAAACTGAAGGTAAATGGCGTATCGACATGGGCTGCAGATAGTTCCTGCATTCGTTCCAGCTGTTTGATCCGGCTCTGTGCCTGTTTGGCTTTGGTCGCTTGCGCTTTAAAACGGTCAATATATTTTTGCAGATGCGCGCGGGTTTCCAGCTGCTTTTCATACGCCTGTTGCTGCTGCGCTAAACGCTCACTACGGGTGCGCTCAAAAGTTGAATAGTTACCGGTATATAAAATCAGTTCCTGATTTTCGATATGTAAAATGTGATCGGTAATCGCATCGAGGAAGTCCCGGTCATGCGAAATCAGTACCAGCGTACCTTCATAGGCTTTCAGCCAGTCTTCGAGCCAGAGAATTGCGTCCAAGTCCAGATGGTTGGTTGGTTCATCGAGGAGCAGTAAGTCTGATCGGCTCATCAGGGTACGTGCCAGATTCAAACGCATACGCCAGCCACCGGAAAAACTTGAAACATCCAGCTGTGATTGATGTTCAAAGAAGCCCAGACCAGCCATCAGTTGTGAAGCTTTGGCAGGAGCAGAATAACCTGAAATTTCATCAAAACGGCCATATAAATGAGCCAGTTCTGCATCATCCAGTTGATCCGGTTGATCGAGTTTCTGCTGAATATCCCAGTATTCTTCATCACCCGACAAGACGAAATCAATGGCTTTCATATTCAGTGCTTTGATTTCCTGAGCCATATGCGCTACGGTCCATACCGCAGGTCGGGTCAGCGAACCGGTGTCCGATTCCATGCCGCCGAGCAAGGCTGAAAACAGGGTTGATTTTCCAGCACCATTGACACCGGTTAGGCCAATTTTCCATCCTGGGTGTAACTGCATCGACGCTTTTTGAAATAAAACACGTCCACCGCGACGTATAGATAACTGGTCTAACTGAATCATTGAGAAATCAAAGCTAAGAAATAAGATGCGCCTATTCTAAAGGAAAGCCCTGTGAAAATGAAAAATCTTACCGTTTTTGCTGAAATGAGTGTGCTTTTCACCTCTGTCAATTGATCTAGGGTGGACGCATAAGTTGAGTAAAAGCTCTATTTTATGCATGAACAGTGGTTTATAGTTCAGGCTGATGGAGCAAAAAATATCATAGAGTCAAATAAAAATGAAAAAGGGATGTTTAATTTTATCGGCACTGGGCATTTTGGTGTCGACTTCAACTCAAGCCAGAGTGAATGTCTGTGTTTTTGATTTACTGGGGAAATCTGGTGAGTCTTACAAACTGCTGGAGGAATGGGCGCTGGCAGCAAAAGGCTGGGGTGCCGAAATTCAGCTAAGCGCTTATCAGGATGAAGCCAAGGTCGATCAGGACGTCAAAGCCGGAAAATGTGATGCCTTCTATATGACCTCAATGCGTGCCCGGGCTTATAACAAATTTGCTGGATCGATTGATGCAATTGGCGGCGTGCCGAATAATGACATTGCCATGAAAGCCATCAGCTATGTACTGGATAAACGCAATAGCAAACGCCTGATCACCCAGATTGGCAAAGAAAAATTCGAAGTGGCGGGTATTGGTCAGATTGGCCCAGCCTATATTTTTGTTCGTGATCGTACTCTAAATAAACTGGAACAGGTCAAAGGCAAGAAATTTGCCGTGCTGCATTATGACTATGCGCAAAAAATCATGGTCGACCGGATTGAAGCAGTACCGGTCATGTCGGAAATTTCCAATTTTATTCGCAAGTTTAATCAGGGCGAAGTGGATATTGTCGCTGCACCGGCT
The nucleotide sequence above comes from Acinetobacter lwoffii. Encoded proteins:
- a CDS encoding ATP-binding cassette domain-containing protein — encoded protein: MIQLDQLSIRRGGRVLFQKASMQLHPGWKIGLTGVNGAGKSTLFSALLGGMESDTGSLTRPAVWTVAHMAQEIKALNMKAIDFVLSGDEEYWDIQQKLDQPDQLDDAELAHLYGRFDEISGYSAPAKASQLMAGLGFFEHQSQLDVSSFSGGWRMRLNLARTLMSRSDLLLLDEPTNHLDLDAILWLEDWLKAYEGTLVLISHDRDFLDAITDHILHIENQELILYTGNYSTFERTRSERLAQQQQAYEKQLETRAHLQKYIDRFKAQATKAKQAQSRIKQLERMQELSAAHVDTPFTFSFREPTKMSSPLLQLEHADIGYGDKLIVTNVNLQITPNSRIGLLGMNGAGKSTLIKSLVGDLKLIQGLRKDSELLNIGYFAQHQMDALDGNASPMLQLARIADKKISEASLRSFLGSFGFSGERMDTPSESFSGGERARLALALIVWQRPNVLILDEPTNHLDLDMRHALTMALQDFQGAVVLVSHERQLIASVCDELLLVHNGQCREFDGDLTAYADWLRQARIEMIKNGQKPAEPVKSQVEVKPTISKLDKEAQRKEAARQRELSRPIRKNIEKFEAQMAKLQPRLIEIENLLGDSALYEASRKNDLLKLMNEQTELKAKLETAEEQMLELMMELESLEQTF
- a CDS encoding putative solute-binding protein, producing the protein MKKGCLILSALGILVSTSTQARVNVCVFDLLGKSGESYKLLEEWALAAKGWGAEIQLSAYQDEAKVDQDVKAGKCDAFYMTSMRARAYNKFAGSIDAIGGVPNNDIAMKAISYVLDKRNSKRLITQIGKEKFEVAGIGQIGPAYIFVRDRTLNKLEQVKGKKFAVLHYDYAQKIMVDRIEAVPVMSEISNFIRKFNQGEVDIVAAPAYAFKPLELQKGLGRQGAMINFPVINVTADLIIRQEKFPASFAAQSRNWFVKQLPRSFAMVKRMEAEIPSKYILNLSREDRVAYQKILRDGRIDLTKQGIYDQGMMNVLKRARCTVERTNFECSIGGE